One Cupriavidus necator N-1 DNA window includes the following coding sequences:
- a CDS encoding alcohol dehydrogenase catalytic domain-containing protein, translating to MSDSYIAAIDGFGDAFALRLRPAPRPRPRQGEIVVQVEAAAVNPIDVRRRGGYGSRLFSLMGAARMPLILGNDFVGTVCAVGQGVTGLREGDAVFGAKPPSSAGTHATHVAMRAEHARLMPSSIPAAALATLPYNFLTVTRAFADAGICRETVNGRPVLVHGATGGLGQIAVWLLRRLGASVTAVGGGKGLVACLAAGADVLVDRHRQSLASLPRHFAATLNFANWDDEADLLRRLAPDAAGHATTVHPLLGNFDRLGLFRGGVATLVGKRGKRGLIPKGARYGWTTFRPNPSALQALADCAAALAPAEVKTFALSQAGQAFLHVGQGQPRRAVLLPGEL from the coding sequence ATGAGCGACAGCTATATCGCCGCCATCGACGGCTTTGGCGATGCGTTCGCGTTGCGGCTGCGCCCGGCGCCCCGCCCGCGGCCGCGCCAGGGCGAGATCGTGGTGCAAGTTGAGGCCGCGGCGGTCAATCCCATCGATGTGCGCCGCCGCGGCGGCTACGGCAGCAGGCTTTTCTCTCTGATGGGCGCGGCGCGCATGCCTCTCATACTCGGTAACGATTTTGTCGGGACGGTTTGCGCGGTGGGCCAGGGTGTGACCGGGCTGCGCGAAGGCGATGCCGTGTTCGGCGCCAAGCCGCCATCGAGTGCGGGCACGCATGCCACCCATGTCGCCATGCGCGCCGAACACGCTCGCCTGATGCCGTCGTCCATCCCGGCCGCCGCCCTGGCGACGCTACCGTACAACTTCCTGACCGTGACGCGCGCGTTCGCCGACGCCGGGATCTGCCGCGAGACCGTGAACGGGCGTCCCGTGCTCGTGCACGGCGCGACCGGTGGCCTGGGCCAGATCGCGGTCTGGTTGCTGCGCAGGCTGGGAGCGAGTGTTACCGCTGTCGGCGGAGGTAAAGGACTCGTTGCCTGCCTGGCCGCTGGCGCTGACGTACTCGTCGATCGCCACCGCCAGTCGCTGGCGAGCCTGCCGCGGCATTTCGCCGCCACCCTGAATTTCGCCAACTGGGATGACGAAGCGGACCTGCTGCGCAGGCTGGCGCCCGACGCGGCCGGTCATGCGACCACGGTACATCCGCTGCTTGGCAACTTCGACCGGCTGGGACTGTTCAGAGGCGGGGTGGCCACGCTGGTTGGCAAGCGTGGCAAACGCGGGCTGATACCGAAGGGCGCGCGCTATGGGTGGACGACCTTCCGCCCGAACCCTTCGGCCCTGCAGGCACTGGCCGATTGCGCGGCGGCGCTGGCGCCCGCCGAGGTTAAGACTTTTGCGCTCAGCCAGGCCGGGCAGGCGTTCCTGCACGTCGGGCAAGGCCAACCCCGGCGGGCCGTCCTGCTGCCAGGGGAACTCTAG